One region of Halohasta litchfieldiae genomic DNA includes:
- a CDS encoding DUF790 family protein, whose protein sequence is MLTKDLLRVSRRGGSYRPEFIGHEIRPLAVQLIEIYKNHVDQSHRAVDEAVEAIEREESDFKLVRGLAALLDREATFETVAPLPPERTRRRAFEAAETVGVATSEGRKQAIEIAAEGLAVDTDAVEKSLYADRDCNQRLTEFDCRWDPETLIEQYNLSLAQTALFDATEVRITSDDPRGLISAIKRLRLMYEIERTESEGSTQRTVVVTGPDRLFRRTRRYGTAFARLLRSVATSSEWELRATVDDRGTERELVLTDRDVSVPGVDPIAEPSYDSGVEADFAARFSNLDLDWELHREPDLLETGTSVMIPDFAFDYRYADFRVYFEVMGFWTPAYVDKKLGQLEAVEDVDLIVAVDDSLGVGEEITAADHRAVPYSGSVRLKDVVDVLREYETDLLEAASADLPESFTPVADVTTIEAVAAEYGVSTDALAGRAFPDHERLGELLVRPTVLADVSERLTEGMSLTEAESVLSEYGLTDTSAVLSAVDYRVVWEGLTGGTLEKR, encoded by the coding sequence GTGCTGACGAAGGACCTCCTCCGTGTCTCCCGGCGCGGCGGCAGCTACCGCCCGGAGTTCATCGGCCATGAGATACGGCCACTGGCCGTTCAACTGATCGAGATTTATAAGAATCACGTCGACCAATCACACCGAGCAGTCGACGAGGCCGTCGAGGCTATCGAACGTGAGGAGTCCGATTTTAAACTGGTCCGCGGGCTTGCCGCCCTGCTCGACCGCGAGGCGACCTTCGAGACGGTTGCACCGCTGCCACCCGAGCGAACCCGCCGTCGGGCCTTCGAGGCCGCCGAGACGGTCGGTGTCGCAACCAGCGAGGGGCGCAAGCAGGCTATCGAGATCGCTGCAGAGGGACTAGCGGTCGACACCGATGCTGTCGAAAAGTCGCTGTACGCCGACCGCGACTGCAACCAACGACTCACCGAATTCGATTGCCGGTGGGACCCAGAGACGCTCATCGAGCAGTACAACCTCTCGCTGGCCCAGACCGCGCTGTTCGACGCCACCGAAGTCCGGATTACGAGCGACGATCCACGTGGACTCATCTCGGCAATCAAACGACTCCGGCTGATGTACGAGATCGAACGCACGGAGTCCGAGGGGTCGACCCAACGAACCGTTGTCGTCACTGGGCCGGACCGACTCTTTCGGCGGACCCGGCGGTACGGAACCGCCTTCGCCCGACTGCTCCGGTCGGTCGCCACGAGTAGCGAGTGGGAGCTCCGAGCAACTGTTGACGACCGCGGCACCGAACGCGAGTTGGTGCTGACCGACCGCGATGTCTCAGTGCCGGGCGTCGACCCAATTGCCGAGCCAAGCTACGACAGCGGCGTCGAGGCCGACTTCGCTGCCCGCTTTTCAAACCTTGACCTCGACTGGGAGCTACACCGCGAGCCTGACCTCTTGGAGACCGGAACAAGCGTAATGATCCCCGATTTCGCCTTCGACTACCGCTATGCCGACTTCCGGGTCTATTTTGAGGTCATGGGCTTTTGGACACCGGCGTACGTCGACAAGAAGCTCGGCCAACTCGAAGCAGTCGAAGATGTCGACCTCATTGTCGCCGTCGACGATTCGCTGGGTGTCGGTGAGGAGATTACAGCCGCCGACCATCGGGCAGTTCCCTACAGCGGGTCGGTCCGCCTCAAGGATGTTGTCGACGTGCTTCGGGAGTACGAAACTGACCTTCTTGAGGCGGCCAGCGCTGATTTGCCCGAGTCGTTTACCCCTGTTGCAGATGTGACAACCATCGAGGCCGTCGCTGCGGAGTACGGTGTGTCGACTGACGCGCTTGCAGGGCGGGCGTTTCCGGACCACGAGCGTCTCGGGGAGCTGTTGGTTCGACCCACTGTGCTTGCCGATGTTAGTGAGCGGCTAACGGAGGGGATGTCGCTCACTGAGGCCGAATCCGTGCTCTCGGAGTACGGATTGACTGACACCAGTGCCGTATTATCAGCGGTCGACTACCGGGTTGTCTGGGAGGGTCTGACCGGTGGTACGTTGGAAAAACGGTAA
- a CDS encoding DUF7122 family protein produces MSDVGDEASENEDLRDNVGQRFGRLPATPDDREVTGRASREEVVDFFEERFGIEPAVFESFTFWEKGKGKIWIFADDMPSPIRIEGLGMTVLRTRQEHWKPTHSAVQRFGKHATKNVVDLSAEEAAQFARGNDQDVDWDGDWGYLIAAHQFAGEREPVGVGLYLYDELRSTVPKGNQEALSTL; encoded by the coding sequence ATGAGCGATGTTGGTGACGAAGCCAGCGAAAATGAGGACCTGCGGGACAACGTCGGCCAGCGGTTCGGTCGACTGCCTGCCACACCCGACGACCGAGAGGTGACAGGTCGGGCCTCCCGCGAGGAAGTGGTCGACTTCTTCGAAGAACGGTTCGGTATCGAGCCAGCCGTCTTCGAGTCGTTCACGTTCTGGGAAAAAGGCAAAGGGAAAATATGGATCTTTGCAGACGACATGCCGAGTCCGATTCGTATCGAGGGACTCGGGATGACCGTGCTCCGCACTCGCCAAGAACACTGGAAACCGACCCACAGCGCAGTCCAGCGGTTCGGCAAGCACGCGACGAAAAACGTCGTCGACCTCTCGGCTGAGGAGGCCGCGCAGTTCGCCCGCGGCAACGATCAAGATGTCGACTGGGACGGCGACTGGGGGTATCTGATCGCTGCCCACCAGTTCGCTGGCGAGCGCGAACCGGTTGGGGTTGGGCTGTATCTGTACGACGAACTGCGGTCGACGGTGCCGAAAGGCAACCAAGAAGCGCTGTCGACGCTATAA
- a CDS encoding RsmB/NOP family class I SAM-dependent RNA methyltransferase codes for MNPLERYAPLVEDREAFFAACERPLPSVVRVNTINATPERVRAGLDEEGVGYETVDWNDEILRLDERGPGTSWPYFHGWLHGQEEVSALPAIALNPQPGEKVWDSCAAPGSKTTQLSAMMDDTGVVIGNDNNLGRLSALRHNAERLGITNLVVTQQDGRNFSLKPFGFDEFDRALVDAPCSCEGTVRKNPDTLDQWTLEHVHSVSAIQKGILSRAVQATKPGGTVVYSTCTFAPEENEAVVDHVLDTEGCEVVEFDCPIESRPGVTEWEDETYDSSVENTHRIYPHLNDTGGFYCAKLEVTA; via the coding sequence ATGAATCCGTTAGAGCGGTATGCCCCGCTGGTCGAGGACCGCGAGGCGTTTTTTGCCGCCTGTGAGCGACCGCTGCCGTCGGTCGTCCGCGTCAACACGATCAACGCGACACCAGAACGTGTGCGTGCTGGGCTTGACGAGGAGGGCGTCGGCTACGAGACGGTCGACTGGAACGACGAAATCCTGCGACTCGACGAACGCGGCCCGGGCACGTCGTGGCCCTACTTCCATGGCTGGCTCCACGGCCAGGAAGAGGTCTCGGCACTCCCAGCCATTGCGCTCAACCCCCAACCCGGCGAGAAGGTATGGGATAGCTGTGCAGCACCCGGCAGTAAGACCACTCAGTTGTCGGCGATGATGGACGACACCGGGGTCGTCATTGGCAACGACAACAACCTCGGTCGACTCTCGGCGCTTCGGCACAATGCCGAACGACTCGGGATCACGAATCTCGTCGTGACCCAGCAGGACGGCCGAAACTTCTCGCTGAAACCGTTCGGGTTCGACGAGTTCGACCGGGCGCTGGTCGACGCGCCCTGTTCCTGTGAGGGAACGGTTCGGAAGAACCCCGATACGCTCGACCAGTGGACACTCGAACACGTCCACAGCGTGTCGGCCATTCAAAAGGGAATCCTCTCGCGGGCGGTTCAGGCGACCAAACCCGGCGGGACGGTTGTCTACTCTACCTGTACGTTCGCGCCCGAAGAAAACGAGGCCGTGGTCGACCACGTCCTCGACACAGAGGGCTGTGAAGTCGTCGAGTTCGACTGCCCAATCGAATCGCGGCCGGGGGTTACTGAGTGGGAGGACGAAACCTACGATTCGAGCGTCGAAAACACCCATCGGATCTATCCACATCTTAACGATACCGGCGGCTTCTACTGTGCGAAACTGGAGGTGACCGCATGA
- a CDS encoding proteasome assembly chaperone family protein, whose translation MAQIDIVDEQVSLERPVLIEGFPGVGLVGKMAGDHLIDAFDMDHYANVFCESIPPVATYQKDNRELVTPVRLYVDAERELLVLQSDVPIGPEGATEFGNCVAGWFAETEILPVYISGLPRQTEETPALYGVSTDGTAGERLTEAGVDQPAEMGLISGPTGALLAHATEHDHTAVGLIVESNPQLPDPIASQVVIEQGIEPLADISVPTENLSTRAEEIEEARQQLIQRMQQANDDSSRAQPLRMYQ comes from the coding sequence ATGGCACAAATTGACATTGTCGACGAACAGGTGTCGCTTGAAAGGCCGGTCCTGATCGAAGGCTTCCCCGGCGTGGGGTTGGTCGGGAAGATGGCAGGCGACCACCTGATCGATGCCTTCGATATGGACCACTATGCCAACGTCTTCTGTGAGAGTATTCCGCCGGTAGCAACCTACCAGAAGGACAACCGAGAGCTGGTGACGCCAGTTCGACTCTACGTCGACGCCGAGCGGGAGCTGCTGGTACTCCAGAGCGATGTCCCAATCGGGCCGGAAGGAGCCACAGAGTTCGGCAACTGTGTCGCCGGCTGGTTCGCCGAAACCGAGATCCTGCCGGTCTACATCTCTGGACTGCCGCGGCAGACCGAGGAGACACCTGCACTGTACGGTGTGTCGACTGATGGTACTGCTGGTGAACGACTCACCGAGGCAGGGGTCGACCAACCGGCCGAGATGGGACTCATTTCGGGACCGACCGGCGCGCTGTTGGCGCATGCAACCGAACACGACCACACTGCGGTTGGACTCATCGTCGAGTCGAACCCACAGCTCCCGGATCCAATCGCCTCGCAGGTCGTCATCGAGCAGGGTATTGAGCCTCTTGCGGACATCTCAGTACCAACTGAGAATCTGTCGACCCGTGCCGAGGAGATCGAGGAGGCACGCCAACAGCTGATCCAGCGGATGCAGCAAGCCAACGACGACAGCAGCCGCGCCCAGCCACTCCGAATGTATCAGTAG
- a CDS encoding nucleotide exchange factor GrpE — MSEDPAAVDESASKSDDSEPEEAETAGTDLFEEEEEEEEEFFDDEQNVEELKAELEAKDAEIEDLTDKLSRSRADFQNYKKRMQNKQEEMQARATEDLVSRFTKIRENLVRALDQDQDADIRPGIQSTLDELDAILDEENVEIISPEPGEAVDPQRHEVMMNVASDQPDGTVADVYQAGYEMAGKVLQAAQVTVSSDDA; from the coding sequence ATGAGCGAGGACCCAGCAGCGGTCGACGAATCGGCGTCCAAAAGCGACGACTCGGAGCCCGAAGAAGCCGAGACTGCTGGCACTGATCTGTTTGAGGAGGAAGAAGAAGAGGAAGAGGAATTCTTCGACGATGAGCAGAATGTCGAGGAACTCAAAGCCGAACTCGAAGCCAAAGACGCTGAGATCGAGGACCTCACCGACAAGCTCAGCCGGTCGCGGGCCGACTTCCAGAACTACAAAAAGCGGATGCAGAACAAACAGGAGGAGATGCAGGCCCGCGCGACCGAGGATCTCGTCTCCCGATTCACCAAGATCCGAGAGAACCTCGTCCGGGCACTCGATCAAGATCAGGATGCGGATATTCGACCGGGCATCCAGTCGACGCTCGACGAGTTGGATGCTATTCTCGACGAGGAAAACGTCGAGATCATCTCGCCGGAACCGGGCGAGGCAGTCGACCCCCAGCGTCACGAAGTGATGATGAACGTCGCAAGCGATCAGCCCGATGGCACGGTCGCCGACGTCTATCAAGCAGGCTACGAGATGGCGGGCAAAGTCTTGCAGGCCGCACAGGTCACCGTCAGCAGTGACGACGCCTGA
- the dnaK gene encoding molecular chaperone DnaK, which yields MASEKILGIDLGTTNSAFAVMEGGEPEIIVNSEGNRTTPSVVAFSDDDERLVGKPAKNQAVQNPDKTIQSIKRHMGEEGYEVEVEGESYTPEQISAMILQKIKRDAEEYLGHDVEKAVITVPAYFNDKQRQATKNAGQIAGFEVERIVNEPTAASMAYGLDDESDQTVLVYDLGGGTFDVSVLELGGGVYDVVATNGDNDLGGDDWDQAIIDHLATEFKNDHGIELRDDRQALQRLKEAAEEAKIELSSRKEAKINLPFITATDSGPVHLETSITRATFEKITSDLIERTVGPTEQAIEDAGISDSDIDEVILVGGSTRMPQVADKVEEIIGQEPKKNVNPDEAVALGAAIQGGVLAGDVDDIVLLDVTPLSLGIEVKGGLFERLIDKNTTIPTDAAKVFTTAADNQTSVQIRVFQGEREIANENELLGEFMLTGIPPSPAGMPQIEVEFSIDADGIVNVSAEDQGSGNAESITIEGGAGLSDEEVDRMQEEAEEHAEEDQERRERIEARNDAEGAVQRAESLLEENEEAVDDDLEAGIRDAMDDVEDVLEDEDADTEELHDVTEELTEELQEIGKQMYEGQAQQAQAGAGGAGAAGGPEGGFGPGGPDGAAGEGDEYVDADFEDADEEKDDE from the coding sequence ATGGCTAGCGAGAAGATTCTCGGAATTGACCTTGGGACCACGAACAGCGCGTTCGCGGTAATGGAGGGTGGAGAGCCGGAGATCATCGTCAACTCGGAGGGTAACCGAACGACCCCGTCGGTTGTCGCGTTCTCCGATGACGACGAACGGCTTGTCGGCAAGCCAGCCAAAAACCAGGCTGTACAGAACCCTGATAAAACGATCCAATCGATCAAACGCCACATGGGCGAGGAGGGGTACGAGGTTGAGGTTGAGGGCGAATCCTACACCCCCGAACAGATCTCGGCGATGATCCTCCAGAAGATCAAACGCGACGCCGAGGAGTATCTCGGCCACGATGTCGAGAAGGCCGTCATTACGGTTCCGGCCTACTTCAACGACAAACAGCGACAGGCAACGAAAAACGCCGGTCAGATCGCCGGCTTCGAGGTCGAACGCATCGTCAACGAGCCGACCGCAGCCTCGATGGCCTACGGCCTCGACGACGAATCCGATCAGACAGTTCTCGTCTACGATCTGGGTGGCGGCACGTTCGATGTGTCGGTCCTCGAACTCGGCGGCGGCGTCTACGATGTTGTCGCAACCAACGGTGACAACGATCTCGGTGGCGACGACTGGGACCAGGCGATCATCGATCATCTCGCCACAGAGTTCAAAAACGATCACGGCATCGAACTCCGCGACGACCGACAGGCACTCCAGCGACTCAAGGAAGCCGCCGAAGAGGCCAAGATCGAACTCTCCTCGCGGAAAGAGGCGAAAATCAATCTGCCGTTCATCACAGCGACTGACTCCGGCCCGGTCCACCTCGAAACCTCGATCACCCGCGCAACCTTCGAGAAGATTACCTCGGATCTGATCGAGCGAACCGTCGGCCCGACAGAGCAGGCCATCGAAGACGCCGGGATCTCCGACAGCGACATTGACGAGGTCATCCTCGTCGGTGGTTCGACCCGGATGCCACAGGTCGCTGACAAGGTCGAAGAGATCATCGGTCAAGAGCCAAAGAAGAACGTCAACCCCGACGAAGCCGTCGCCCTCGGTGCAGCGATTCAGGGCGGCGTCCTCGCAGGCGACGTCGACGACATCGTGCTGCTCGACGTGACCCCACTGAGCCTCGGTATCGAGGTCAAAGGCGGGCTCTTCGAGCGACTCATCGACAAGAACACGACGATCCCGACCGACGCCGCGAAGGTGTTCACCACCGCGGCGGACAACCAGACCTCGGTGCAGATCCGGGTGTTCCAAGGCGAACGCGAGATCGCCAACGAGAACGAACTGCTCGGGGAGTTCATGCTGACCGGCATCCCACCGTCACCGGCCGGCATGCCGCAGATCGAAGTCGAGTTCTCGATTGACGCCGACGGCATCGTCAACGTCTCGGCGGAGGATCAGGGCTCGGGCAACGCCGAGTCGATCACCATCGAGGGCGGTGCTGGACTCTCCGACGAGGAAGTCGACCGCATGCAGGAAGAAGCAGAGGAACACGCCGAAGAGGACCAAGAGCGCCGCGAGCGCATCGAGGCACGCAACGACGCCGAGGGCGCAGTCCAGCGCGCCGAGTCGCTCCTCGAAGAGAACGAAGAGGCCGTCGACGACGATCTCGAAGCCGGTATTCGAGACGCCATGGACGACGTCGAGGACGTGCTCGAAGACGAGGACGCCGACACCGAAGAGCTTCACGACGTGACCGAGGAACTCACCGAAGAGCTTCAAGAGATCGGCAAGCAGATGTACGAAGGACAGGCCCAACAGGCTCAGGCCGGTGCTGGCGGTGCCGGTGCCGCGGGTGGTCCTGAGGGCGGCTTCGGTCCGGGCGGTCCCGACGGCGCGGCTGGCGAAGGCGACGAGTACGTCGACGCCGACTTCGAGGATGCGGACGAAGAAAAAGACGACGAGTAG
- a CDS encoding sulfatase-like hydrolase/transferase — MSASRPNVLLLLTDQERADLVAPDGLPVDTPNIDRLREEGMWFESAYTPTSICTSARASLLTGLYSHAHGLLNNSHEADAIRTDLPEELPTLGELLAESGYTNTYLGKWHVSHNHTPGDFGFRYFGGSDYHHDNFDVAFEHFRESQGIRVPEVDVEDKIYAGEGDDTTLIAGTDPVPVEASRPYFLAERTINALERWVDDDRQPCFHRTDFLGPHHPYVVPEPYASMYEPTEIEPWSNYAETFESKPRVHEQYLHYRGVEGFEWETWAEAIAKYFGFMTLIDDQIGRILDALDDLGMADKTAVVHTSDHGDLTGSHRLFNKGPMMYDETYRIPLVVRWPGVVDPGSQSTDFVRLHDLMPTFLDWAGIEPPEGIHARSIQPLLMGDLPDDWPASTYAQYHGDEFGLYSQRMVRTEEYKFIYNGPDRNELYDLTADPHELRNLADHPAYADVQREMEGRLVDWMDEVDDSLRRWVPKTLQ; from the coding sequence ATGTCCGCCAGTCGACCGAACGTCCTCCTACTTTTGACCGACCAAGAGCGTGCCGACCTCGTGGCTCCCGACGGGCTACCGGTCGACACGCCGAATATCGACCGCCTCCGCGAGGAGGGAATGTGGTTCGAGTCGGCCTACACGCCGACGAGCATCTGTACGAGTGCCCGTGCCTCATTGTTAACCGGCCTCTATTCGCATGCTCACGGCCTGCTTAACAACAGCCACGAGGCGGATGCGATCCGAACCGATCTCCCCGAGGAGCTGCCGACGCTCGGTGAACTCCTCGCAGAGAGTGGCTACACCAACACCTATCTCGGGAAATGGCACGTCAGCCACAATCACACGCCCGGTGATTTCGGGTTTCGGTACTTCGGGGGGAGCGACTATCACCACGACAACTTCGATGTGGCGTTCGAACACTTCCGGGAGTCACAGGGAATCAGGGTCCCCGAAGTCGATGTCGAAGATAAAATCTATGCCGGTGAGGGTGACGACACCACCCTCATCGCAGGCACTGATCCAGTGCCAGTCGAGGCCTCGCGGCCCTACTTTCTGGCCGAACGGACGATCAACGCGCTGGAACGCTGGGTCGACGACGACCGGCAACCCTGTTTCCACCGCACCGACTTCCTCGGTCCACACCACCCGTATGTCGTCCCCGAACCCTACGCGTCGATGTACGAGCCGACCGAGATCGAGCCGTGGTCAAACTACGCCGAAACCTTCGAGAGCAAGCCGCGTGTCCACGAGCAGTATCTTCACTACCGGGGCGTAGAGGGCTTCGAGTGGGAGACGTGGGCCGAAGCCATCGCGAAGTATTTCGGCTTCATGACGCTGATCGACGACCAGATCGGCCGGATTCTCGACGCCCTCGACGATCTCGGCATGGCAGACAAGACGGCTGTCGTCCATACCTCGGATCACGGCGATCTCACGGGGTCACACCGCCTGTTCAACAAGGGGCCGATGATGTACGACGAAACCTACCGAATCCCCCTCGTCGTTCGGTGGCCGGGTGTCGTCGACCCCGGCAGCCAGTCGACCGACTTCGTCCGTCTCCACGATCTGATGCCGACGTTTCTCGATTGGGCCGGTATCGAACCTCCTGAGGGGATCCACGCCCGGAGTATACAGCCCCTACTAATGGGCGACCTCCCGGATGACTGGCCAGCGTCGACCTACGCCCAGTACCATGGCGACGAGTTCGGCCTCTACTCACAGCGGATGGTCCGAACTGAGGAGTACAAGTTCATATATAATGGGCCGGATCGAAACGAACTGTACGATCTGACGGCAGATCCCCACGAACTCCGGAATCTCGCCGACCATCCGGCGTATGCGGACGTGCAACGGGAGATGGAGGGTCGGCTGGTCGACTGGATGGACGAGGTCGACGATTCGCTCCGGCGGTGGGTGCCGAAAACACTGCAATAA
- a CDS encoding right-handed parallel beta-helix repeat-containing protein, protein MSDERKLSRRASLRGIVATGAIISGTSLSAGTVSASEKKVDSIKEIDFKDCHSMAVHLKDGHETVPITIRAYNDDSERIENIQQTIKKKELLPYELWKEIHDGNDHEDDLDDYDDHDDKKKDDDHDEKCLCGEHDDDDHKKKGDHDRKYVWTFDIYQFYDHAIDADDKILSVKVGDKRIKNTNDCAKKYSNDYDKKGDIDTDDIGLVAICVNSDTNTARYRVDNWNKKAVTVQYDVYNTDRGGEMMVEPKSTTYFDVEASGSGGEATVRLFYEGEEIDVKASNTERDCLAENDVAFSVNDIDFSKRKIEFYLHDGTDFDRTFNYYNYETGAAGTITVHDDPASAETFWVDAPRCKASVTLFYQGHVVGKAKNDSDLDGPVVNKTQQESYETIQEAVDDANEGDTIIVCEDQEPDGTVVVDVENLTIEGFEKPVVEVNASSAFSIEADGVTVDGLEIRNPASGISATPGDFSGAVGITVSAGSEDACIQNNVITEIGTENDDANAIGVLANDGTSGIKIKNNKITNLEGTDEDQGAVQAILIDESGTPITDVKVKDNTISDLLDTRSTVAVRFNGDVSGDITDNDISDLNTEGTIPGSGGDPGGFTQVISLARGGASTNGPSNVTIEDNSISDIETTTPDNFFAPTHIIVGADADAATITIESNDFSGDSTDDDEFYVIDETGDLDLNTVLDDNSFNPPGDVTSFNGGAIVRDD, encoded by the coding sequence ATGTCCGACGAACGAAAGCTATCCAGACGAGCGAGCCTCCGAGGAATCGTAGCGACCGGCGCAATCATCAGCGGTACCAGCCTCAGTGCCGGGACGGTCAGCGCGAGCGAAAAAAAGGTCGACAGCATCAAAGAAATCGATTTCAAGGACTGTCATTCGATGGCCGTACACCTCAAAGACGGCCATGAAACGGTCCCAATCACGATTAGGGCCTACAACGACGACAGCGAGCGAATCGAAAACATCCAGCAGACGATCAAGAAAAAAGAGCTGCTGCCGTACGAATTGTGGAAGGAGATCCACGACGGCAACGACCACGAGGACGATCTCGACGATTACGACGACCACGACGACAAAAAGAAAGACGACGACCACGACGAGAAGTGTCTCTGCGGTGAGCACGATGATGACGACCACAAAAAGAAAGGCGACCACGACCGCAAATACGTCTGGACGTTCGACATCTACCAGTTCTACGACCACGCTATCGACGCCGACGACAAGATCCTCTCGGTAAAAGTCGGCGACAAGCGGATCAAAAACACCAACGACTGCGCCAAGAAATACTCCAACGACTACGACAAGAAGGGCGATATCGACACCGACGACATCGGCCTCGTGGCGATCTGTGTCAATAGCGACACCAACACCGCACGCTACCGCGTCGACAACTGGAACAAAAAGGCGGTCACGGTCCAGTACGACGTCTACAACACCGACCGTGGCGGCGAGATGATGGTCGAACCCAAGAGCACGACCTACTTCGATGTCGAGGCGAGTGGCTCGGGTGGCGAAGCGACCGTCCGACTGTTCTACGAGGGCGAGGAGATCGACGTCAAAGCCAGCAACACCGAGCGCGACTGCCTCGCCGAGAACGATGTCGCGTTTAGCGTGAACGATATCGACTTCTCGAAACGGAAAATCGAGTTCTATCTCCACGACGGAACCGACTTCGACCGGACGTTCAACTACTACAACTATGAGACTGGAGCCGCGGGGACGATCACGGTTCACGACGACCCTGCCAGTGCCGAAACGTTCTGGGTGGACGCACCGCGCTGCAAGGCATCGGTCACACTGTTCTACCAGGGCCACGTTGTCGGCAAGGCCAAAAACGACAGTGATCTCGACGGGCCAGTAGTCAACAAAACCCAACAGGAGAGCTACGAGACGATCCAAGAGGCGGTCGACGACGCCAACGAGGGCGATACGATCATCGTCTGCGAGGACCAGGAACCCGACGGGACGGTTGTGGTCGACGTAGAGAACCTCACGATAGAAGGGTTCGAAAAACCGGTTGTCGAGGTGAACGCCAGTTCTGCATTCAGCATTGAGGCCGACGGCGTAACAGTTGACGGCCTCGAAATACGAAATCCGGCAAGTGGGATCTCGGCTACCCCGGGCGACTTCAGTGGGGCCGTCGGGATAACTGTCAGTGCCGGAAGTGAGGACGCGTGTATACAAAACAATGTGATCACCGAGATTGGAACAGAGAACGACGACGCGAACGCAATCGGAGTTCTGGCGAATGACGGCACCAGCGGGATCAAGATCAAGAACAACAAAATCACCAACCTCGAAGGGACTGACGAAGACCAAGGTGCTGTGCAAGCGATCCTGATCGACGAATCGGGCACACCGATCACCGACGTGAAGGTCAAAGACAATACGATCAGCGACCTGCTCGACACGCGCTCGACAGTTGCTGTCCGATTCAATGGCGACGTTTCCGGTGACATTACTGACAACGACATCAGCGATCTGAACACCGAAGGAACGATTCCCGGTTCAGGTGGCGATCCCGGTGGCTTCACGCAGGTTATTTCGCTGGCTCGAGGCGGCGCTAGTACTAACGGTCCTTCGAATGTCACCATCGAAGACAACTCCATTTCTGACATCGAGACGACGACTCCGGACAACTTCTTTGCACCGACCCATATCATCGTCGGAGCAGATGCGGACGCAGCGACGATTACCATCGAATCGAACGACTTCTCCGGAGACAGTACTGACGACGACGAATTCTACGTCATCGACGAGACTGGCGATCTCGATCTGAATACTGTGCTGGATGACAACAGCTTCAATCCGCCCGGAGATGTCACTTCGTTCAACGGTGGCGCAATCGTGAGAGACGACTAG
- a CDS encoding PGF-CTERM sorting domain-containing protein produces MSQQHSRGLHRSRIVLTVLLCVCLIGSISTPAAVAAQEANSSVTEAAYSQPAPEPGDEYFEAEASDGRWVSYVNPRDEYRDPYLGDGSGKICTVLLNEAGEPIVGETVPNTTVTIPTGETLEWHSGADPMTVEYPLTDHYDRPLDSDQFGTADDIGQGDGYMDSHCIEFHGPAVDAEISYGEANVDGDHADRIEVVGYIEKTSTWETDIDPLEAATSYEETGGGWTYRESESHGQVVVVLQLASDNPAENETATGVDTNETTAGNGTDANETDGDDGSATADEAPGFGIVGTVVAMFALVVGARLSHR; encoded by the coding sequence ATGTCACAGCAACACTCACGAGGCTTGCACCGCAGCCGGATCGTTCTCACCGTTCTGTTGTGTGTCTGTCTCATCGGCAGTATCAGTACTCCTGCAGCCGTCGCTGCGCAGGAAGCCAATAGTTCAGTAACCGAAGCAGCATACAGTCAGCCGGCGCCCGAGCCCGGCGACGAGTATTTCGAGGCGGAGGCCAGCGACGGCCGCTGGGTGAGCTACGTCAACCCCCGCGACGAGTATCGTGATCCGTATCTCGGCGATGGATCGGGAAAGATCTGCACGGTCCTGCTCAACGAGGCGGGCGAGCCAATCGTTGGCGAGACAGTTCCGAACACGACCGTCACGATTCCGACCGGCGAGACTCTGGAGTGGCACAGCGGTGCCGATCCGATGACCGTCGAGTATCCGCTCACCGACCACTACGACCGACCGCTCGACTCCGATCAGTTCGGCACTGCCGACGACATCGGCCAAGGTGATGGCTACATGGATAGCCACTGTATCGAGTTCCACGGCCCGGCCGTCGACGCGGAGATCTCGTACGGCGAAGCCAATGTCGACGGCGACCACGCGGATCGGATCGAAGTTGTCGGCTACATCGAAAAAACCAGTACGTGGGAGACGGATATCGATCCACTCGAGGCTGCAACCTCCTACGAGGAGACCGGCGGCGGCTGGACCTACCGCGAATCAGAATCACACGGACAGGTCGTCGTCGTGTTGCAGCTCGCCTCGGACAATCCAGCCGAAAACGAGACTGCAACAGGTGTCGACACGAACGAAACGACAGCAGGCAACGGCACTGATGCGAACGAGACGGACGGAGACGATGGCTCTGCGACAGCCGACGAAGCCCCCGGCTTCGGCATCGTCGGAACGGTTGTGGCGATGTTTGCACTGGTTGTCGGGGCTCGCCTGAGTCACCGATAG